A genomic window from Aquipuribacter hungaricus includes:
- a CDS encoding C40 family peptidase yields VAPGTVGSDRQAVVVRAAAAAPSAAAAAAIRAAGTKLGVPYTWGATGPSTFDCSGLTQWAYRQAGVTIPRTSRQQYAGLTKVPVSALLPGDLVFYANGSSPGSIHHVAIWLGDGLILTAPKSGDVVKISAVWSKPLYGAVRPVG; encoded by the coding sequence CGTCGCGCCGGGCACCGTCGGCAGCGACAGGCAGGCCGTGGTCGTGCGCGCGGCCGCCGCCGCCCCGTCCGCCGCGGCCGCCGCCGCCATCCGCGCCGCCGGCACCAAGCTCGGCGTCCCGTACACCTGGGGCGCGACCGGCCCGAGCACGTTCGACTGCTCCGGCCTCACGCAGTGGGCCTACCGGCAGGCCGGGGTCACCATCCCCCGCACGTCGCGCCAGCAGTACGCCGGCCTGACGAAGGTCCCGGTGTCCGCGCTCCTGCCAGGGGACCTCGTGTTCTACGCGAACGGCTCCTCGCCCGGGTCGATCCACCACGTCGCCATCTGGCTCGGCGACGGGCTCATCCTCACCGCGCCCAAGAGCGGCGACGTCGTGAAGATCAGCGCCGTGTGGAGCAAGCCCCTCTACGGGGCGGTCCGGCCGGTCGGATAG